A genomic segment from Curtobacterium sp. MCSS17_007 encodes:
- a CDS encoding DEAD/DEAH box helicase yields the protein MATVPSAAERFQAAKVRNRSRNLELFRSDLRFDLDPFQIAACDALDQGRSVLVAAPTGAGKTIVAEFAIWLAMRQPTAKVFYTTPMKALSNQKYNELVADYGESEVGLLTGDTNVNPRARVVVMTTEVLRNMIYADSDLLDDLAWVVLDEVHYLADRFRGAVWEEVILHLPTEVRLVSLSATVSNAEEFGDWLQTVRGDTDVIVSEDRPVPLEQHVLVGSKMVDLFDSSGAAATNRVNPELLRLVGGASRSERHGGGHRGRRGRGGYPERRGPRTEKMYREQIAKVLDERMLLPAIFFVFSRNGCDQGVRQVLRSGISLTTADERNEIRETAEYHCRTLLDEDLAVLGYWEWLEGLERGVAAHHAGLLPAFKEVVEDLFQRKLLKVVFATETLALGVNMPARTVVLEKLEKFNGEARVPITPGEYTQLTGRAGRRGIDVEGHSVIQWSDGLDPQAVASLASRRTYPLNSSFKPTYNMAVNLIEQFGRQRTREVLETSFAQFQADRSVVDLARKVRSQQESLDGYQRAMECHLGDFTEYAALRRRLSDLERTNVPGGREASHGARQERQAAIAEVRRQLQRHPCHACPDREAHARWAERWYKLKRANDKLVQQIRSRTGAVATTFDRVTDVLLQLGYLVATGDGEATVAAGGRRLQRIYGERDLLVAECLEAGVWKDLTPAQLAAMAATIVYQPRREDAPGTEHALPRGAFRPALDETLTIWARLDDIERDARLAGSQPPTPAMSVGMFRWASGSALDDVLRTLDMPAGDFVRWSKQVIDLLDQVRNAGDDELAQTARRATDAVRRGIVAYATV from the coding sequence ATGGCGACCGTCCCCAGCGCCGCCGAGCGCTTCCAGGCAGCGAAGGTGCGGAACCGCTCGCGGAACCTCGAACTGTTCCGCTCCGACCTGCGCTTCGACCTCGATCCGTTCCAGATCGCGGCGTGCGACGCGCTCGACCAGGGCCGCAGCGTCCTCGTGGCGGCGCCCACCGGTGCGGGCAAGACGATCGTGGCGGAGTTCGCGATCTGGCTCGCGATGCGCCAGCCCACGGCGAAGGTCTTCTACACGACGCCGATGAAGGCGCTGAGCAACCAGAAGTACAACGAGCTGGTCGCTGACTACGGCGAGTCCGAGGTCGGCCTGCTGACCGGTGACACCAACGTCAACCCGCGTGCCCGCGTCGTCGTCATGACGACCGAGGTGCTCCGCAACATGATCTACGCGGACTCCGACCTGCTCGACGACCTGGCGTGGGTCGTGCTCGACGAGGTGCACTACCTGGCCGACCGCTTCCGCGGCGCCGTGTGGGAAGAGGTCATCCTCCACCTGCCGACCGAGGTCCGGCTCGTCTCGCTGAGCGCGACCGTGTCGAACGCCGAGGAGTTCGGCGACTGGCTCCAGACGGTCCGTGGCGACACCGACGTGATCGTGTCCGAGGACCGTCCGGTCCCGCTCGAGCAGCACGTGCTGGTCGGCTCGAAGATGGTCGACCTGTTCGACTCGAGTGGCGCCGCGGCGACGAACCGCGTCAACCCGGAGCTGCTCCGGCTCGTCGGCGGTGCCTCGCGCAGCGAGCGGCACGGCGGGGGACACCGTGGACGTCGCGGCCGTGGGGGCTACCCGGAGCGCCGCGGCCCGCGCACCGAGAAGATGTACCGCGAGCAGATCGCGAAGGTGCTCGACGAGCGGATGCTGCTGCCCGCGATCTTCTTCGTGTTCAGCCGGAACGGCTGCGACCAGGGCGTCCGCCAGGTCCTGCGCTCGGGCATCTCCCTCACGACGGCCGACGAGCGCAACGAGATCCGCGAGACGGCCGAGTACCACTGCCGGACCCTGCTCGACGAGGACCTCGCCGTCCTCGGGTACTGGGAGTGGCTCGAGGGCCTCGAGCGCGGTGTGGCGGCCCACCACGCCGGGCTGCTGCCGGCCTTCAAGGAGGTCGTCGAGGACCTCTTCCAGCGCAAGCTCCTCAAGGTCGTCTTCGCCACCGAGACGCTCGCGCTCGGTGTGAACATGCCGGCGCGCACCGTCGTGCTCGAGAAGCTCGAGAAGTTCAACGGCGAGGCCCGGGTGCCGATCACGCCGGGGGAGTACACGCAGCTCACCGGCCGGGCTGGCCGCCGCGGCATCGACGTCGAGGGGCACTCGGTCATCCAGTGGTCGGACGGGCTCGACCCCCAGGCCGTCGCCTCGCTCGCGAGCCGCCGCACGTACCCGCTCAACTCGTCGTTCAAGCCGACCTACAACATGGCCGTGAACCTCATCGAGCAGTTCGGCCGACAGCGCACGCGCGAGGTCCTCGAGACGTCGTTCGCCCAGTTCCAGGCCGACCGCTCCGTCGTCGACCTCGCCCGTAAGGTCCGGTCGCAGCAGGAGTCCCTCGACGGCTACCAGCGCGCCATGGAGTGCCACCTCGGGGACTTCACCGAGTACGCCGCGTTGCGCCGACGGCTGTCCGACCTGGAGCGGACGAACGTGCCCGGCGGCCGTGAGGCCTCGCACGGTGCCCGTCAGGAGCGCCAGGCGGCCATCGCCGAGGTCCGTCGCCAGCTGCAGCGGCACCCCTGCCACGCCTGCCCGGACCGCGAGGCACACGCACGATGGGCCGAGCGCTGGTACAAGCTCAAGCGCGCCAACGACAAGCTCGTGCAGCAGATCCGCTCCCGTACGGGTGCGGTCGCCACGACCTTCGACCGGGTCACCGACGTGCTGCTGCAGCTCGGCTACCTCGTCGCGACGGGTGACGGCGAGGCCACGGTGGCTGCTGGTGGTCGTCGTCTGCAGCGCATCTACGGGGAGCGCGACCTGCTCGTCGCGGAGTGCCTCGAGGCCGGTGTCTGGAAGGACCTGACGCCGGCGCAGCTCGCCGCGATGGCCGCCACGATCGTGTACCAGCCCCGCCGCGAGGACGCACCCGGCACCGAGCACGCACTGCCGCGGGGCGCGTTCCGCCCGGCGCTCGACGAGACGCTGACGATCTGGGCACGACTCGACGACATCGAGCGGGACGCCCGCCTCGCCGGTTCGCAGCCGCCCACCCCGGCGATGTCGGTCGGCATGTTCCGGTGGGCGTCGGGCTCGGCGCTCGACGACGTGCTCCGCACCCTCGACATGCCGGCCGGTGACTTCGTGCGCTGGTCGAAGCAGGTGATCGACCTGCTCGACCAGGTCCGGAACGCCGGTGACGACGAACTGGCCCAGACCGCCCGTCGGGCGACGGACGCGGTGCGCCGCGGCATCGTCGCCTACGCGACGGTCTGA
- the tatC gene encoding twin-arginine translocase subunit TatC gives MSLGQHLIELRNRLFKAVVAVAVCAVGGWFLTPFVLDALRQPVTSLAEVGGHTAELNFPMITGAFDLRLQIAITIGVVIASPVWLYQIWAFIVPALVRREKQYVFGFLGTAIPLFFAGCWFGWYILPHVVGILGSFVSAQDTSIVDAKAYYDFVIKLIVAVGIAFVLPVFLVLLNFVGVLSASSIIRSWRIAVVCILVFCAIVTPSADVISMFLLAVPMVVLYLAACLVAWLHDRRLAKRQAKLDEEYGL, from the coding sequence ATGTCGCTCGGGCAGCACCTCATCGAGCTGCGGAACCGCCTGTTCAAGGCCGTGGTCGCGGTCGCCGTGTGCGCCGTCGGTGGCTGGTTCCTCACGCCGTTCGTGCTCGACGCCCTGCGCCAACCGGTCACGTCCCTGGCCGAGGTCGGCGGGCACACCGCCGAACTGAACTTCCCGATGATCACCGGAGCGTTCGACCTGCGGCTGCAGATCGCGATCACCATCGGCGTCGTCATCGCGAGCCCGGTGTGGCTCTACCAGATCTGGGCGTTCATCGTCCCGGCGCTCGTCCGGCGCGAGAAGCAGTACGTCTTCGGCTTCCTCGGCACCGCGATCCCGCTGTTCTTCGCGGGCTGCTGGTTCGGGTGGTACATCCTGCCGCACGTCGTCGGCATCCTCGGCAGCTTCGTCTCGGCACAGGACACCTCGATCGTCGATGCGAAGGCGTACTACGACTTCGTCATCAAGCTCATCGTCGCCGTCGGCATCGCCTTCGTGCTGCCCGTGTTCCTCGTGCTGCTGAACTTCGTCGGCGTGCTGTCGGCGAGCTCGATCATCCGGTCGTGGCGCATCGCGGTCGTCTGCATCCTGGTGTTCTGCGCCATCGTCACCCCGTCGGCCGACGTGATCTCGATGTTCCTGCTCGCGGTGCCGATGGTGGTGCTGTACCTCGCCGCCTGCCTGGTCGCGTGGCTGCACGACCGACGTCTCGCCAAGCGGCAGGCGAAGCTCGACGAGGAGTACGGACTCTGA
- a CDS encoding WYL domain-containing protein produces the protein MADQQPLQAQDKLAFLLVLVPYLIDHERVSVAEAARHFGVPEQRIRRAVELIAVSGVPGETMQYQHGDLFDIAWDDFEQNDMIVLTNLVAIDDSPRLSAREASALIAGLQYLSALPEAADRDAIRALMAKLSRGAGGAASNVAVGQDLHDAALTTIRRAVADGRGLAFEYAGPRTRGGTRRVDPLRVESIDTDWYLRAWDLDRQALRTFRLDRMSAVRVDDRPAEKSIDDVVIPDTLFQQSGGDVIVTVELDCSSLPLVADYLADTADAEDADGRVRIRLAASNGFDGVVRLVAGLPGRAVVLDPPEARDAVRAFAEAALAAE, from the coding sequence GTGGCTGACCAGCAACCGCTCCAGGCGCAGGACAAGCTCGCGTTCCTGCTCGTCCTCGTGCCGTACCTCATCGACCACGAGCGCGTCTCGGTGGCCGAGGCCGCGCGGCACTTCGGTGTGCCCGAGCAGCGGATCCGCCGGGCGGTCGAGCTCATCGCGGTCTCCGGGGTGCCGGGCGAGACCATGCAGTACCAGCACGGCGACCTGTTCGACATCGCCTGGGACGACTTCGAGCAGAACGACATGATCGTCCTGACGAACCTCGTCGCGATCGACGACTCGCCCCGGCTCTCCGCGCGCGAGGCGTCGGCCCTCATCGCCGGGCTCCAGTACCTGTCGGCGCTGCCCGAGGCCGCCGACCGCGACGCCATCCGCGCGCTCATGGCGAAGCTCTCGCGCGGTGCCGGGGGAGCGGCGTCGAACGTCGCCGTCGGGCAGGACCTGCACGACGCCGCACTGACGACGATCCGCCGGGCGGTCGCCGACGGCCGCGGCCTCGCGTTCGAGTACGCCGGACCGCGGACCCGGGGTGGCACCCGCCGGGTCGACCCCCTGCGCGTCGAGTCCATCGACACGGACTGGTACCTGCGCGCGTGGGACCTCGACCGGCAGGCGCTCCGGACCTTCCGGCTCGACCGGATGTCCGCCGTGCGCGTGGACGACCGTCCCGCCGAGAAGTCCATCGACGACGTCGTGATCCCGGACACGCTCTTCCAGCAGTCCGGCGGGGACGTCATCGTCACGGTCGAGCTGGACTGCTCGTCGCTGCCGCTCGTCGCCGACTACCTGGCCGACACCGCCGACGCCGAGGACGCCGACGGTCGGGTGCGCATCCGACTGGCCGCGTCGAACGGCTTCGACGGCGTGGTGCGGCTCGTCGCCGGCCTGCCCGGGCGCGCGGTCGTGCTCGACCCGCCCGAGGCGCGCGACGCCGTGCGCGCCTTCGCCGAGGCGGCCCTCGCCGCCGAGTGA
- a CDS encoding WYL domain-containing protein, translating to MPATRAPRVPAEERLFSLVLALLSTESGLTKAEILANVQGYRQRYAPGGDNASLERQFERDKDDVRELGIPLETIETPGSAGNNQTLRYRIPKGEYDLPLDVRFTPDESALLSLAAMAWREGALSTDSRRALLKVRSAGSDDTESSAGQAPAGMAAYAPRLRARDAAFEPLRSALDRAAAVRFDYITPGEHEPRRRELAPLALVQHGGRWMLAAHEFSTGGTKNYLLSRIVGPVSVHQAGQHPAPAGAAERALAELDRVWSERTARIAVVPGSDAERRLQRRRGTEVDTDGVLVVHHVDPQILAEDLAAFGPEVRVLEPADLRERVVARLRALVADHTDPAGAARG from the coding sequence GTGCCAGCCACCCGAGCCCCCCGCGTCCCCGCCGAGGAGCGGCTCTTCAGCCTGGTGCTCGCGCTGCTCTCGACGGAGTCCGGGTTGACCAAGGCGGAGATCCTGGCCAACGTCCAGGGCTACCGGCAGCGGTACGCGCCCGGTGGCGACAACGCCTCGTTGGAGCGCCAGTTCGAGCGCGACAAGGACGACGTCCGCGAGCTCGGCATCCCCCTCGAGACCATCGAGACACCGGGTTCCGCCGGCAACAACCAGACGCTGCGGTACCGGATCCCGAAGGGCGAGTACGACCTGCCGCTCGACGTCCGCTTCACGCCGGACGAGTCGGCGCTGCTCTCGCTCGCCGCGATGGCCTGGCGTGAGGGCGCGTTGTCCACGGACTCGCGGCGCGCCCTGCTCAAGGTGCGCTCGGCCGGGTCGGACGACACCGAGTCGTCCGCCGGTCAGGCCCCGGCCGGCATGGCCGCCTACGCCCCGCGTCTCCGCGCACGGGACGCCGCGTTCGAGCCGCTGCGCTCCGCGCTCGACCGTGCGGCCGCCGTGCGCTTCGACTACATCACGCCGGGGGAGCACGAGCCCCGTCGACGGGAGCTCGCCCCGCTCGCGCTCGTGCAGCACGGCGGGCGCTGGATGCTCGCCGCGCACGAGTTCTCGACCGGTGGCACGAAGAACTACCTGCTGTCCCGCATCGTCGGACCGGTCTCGGTGCACCAGGCCGGACAGCACCCCGCGCCCGCCGGCGCCGCCGAGCGTGCGCTGGCCGAGCTGGACCGCGTGTGGTCCGAGCGCACCGCACGCATCGCGGTCGTCCCCGGTTCGGACGCCGAGCGCCGGTTGCAGCGTCGCCGCGGCACCGAGGTCGACACCGACGGCGTGCTCGTCGTGCACCACGTCGACCCGCAGATCCTCGCCGAGGACCTCGCGGCCTTCGGGCCGGAGGTCCGCGTGCTCGAGCCCGCCGACCTCCGCGAGCGGGTCGTCGCCCGGCTCCGCGCACTCGTCGCCGACCACACCGACCCCGCCGGAGCTGCCCGTGGCTGA
- a CDS encoding tRNA (adenine-N1)-methyltransferase, with protein sequence MTEQTQQPDQTQQPGQPDGVALPHTAGGAPHTPPRGPFRAGDRVQLTGPKGKLTTLSLETAGEYHTHRGVLRHDDVIGQPDGSVIRASTGDEYLALRPLLNDYVMSMPRGAAIVYPKDAAQIVAFADVFPGARVVEAGVGSGALSLFLLRAIGPTGQLQSFERREEFAAIARGNVGTFLGAVPDNWSVTVGDLVEELPGAAEPQSVDRVVLDMLAPWECVDAAADALVPGGLIVCYVATVTQLSRTAEALRDTGRFTDPQSSETLVRTWHVEGLAVRPDHRMVGHTGFLVTARRLADGVVLPNLKRRAGKVEFSDEDVEAWTPGAVGERSASDKKLRKVARQAAAQARKVAAAEAAADQPDGDR encoded by the coding sequence ATGACCGAGCAGACCCAGCAGCCCGACCAGACCCAGCAGCCCGGGCAGCCCGACGGGGTCGCGCTGCCGCACACCGCGGGCGGCGCCCCGCACACCCCGCCGCGCGGTCCCTTCCGCGCCGGTGACCGCGTGCAGCTCACCGGCCCGAAGGGCAAGCTCACGACGCTGTCGCTCGAGACCGCCGGCGAGTACCACACGCACCGCGGCGTGCTCCGGCACGACGACGTCATCGGGCAGCCCGACGGCTCCGTCATCCGGGCGAGCACCGGCGACGAGTACCTGGCGCTCCGTCCGCTCCTCAACGACTACGTGATGTCGATGCCGCGCGGTGCGGCGATCGTCTACCCGAAGGACGCGGCCCAGATCGTCGCGTTCGCCGACGTCTTCCCCGGTGCTCGCGTGGTCGAGGCCGGCGTCGGCTCCGGGGCGCTCTCGCTCTTCCTGCTCCGGGCGATCGGCCCGACCGGCCAGCTGCAGTCGTTCGAGCGCCGCGAGGAGTTCGCCGCGATCGCCCGCGGCAACGTCGGCACCTTCCTCGGTGCGGTCCCCGACAACTGGTCGGTGACCGTCGGCGACCTCGTCGAGGAGCTCCCCGGCGCCGCCGAGCCGCAGAGCGTCGACCGCGTGGTCCTCGACATGCTCGCGCCGTGGGAGTGCGTGGACGCCGCCGCCGACGCCCTCGTGCCCGGTGGCCTCATCGTCTGCTACGTGGCCACGGTCACGCAGCTCTCCCGCACGGCGGAGGCGCTCCGCGACACCGGCCGTTTCACCGACCCGCAGTCGAGCGAGACCCTCGTCCGGACCTGGCACGTCGAGGGGCTCGCCGTCCGGCCGGACCACCGCATGGTCGGGCACACCGGTTTCCTGGTCACGGCCCGACGCCTGGCCGACGGTGTCGTGCTGCCGAACCTGAAGCGTCGCGCAGGCAAGGTGGAGTTCTCGGACGAGGACGTCGAGGCCTGGACCCCCGGCGCCGTCGGCGAGCGTTCCGCCAGCGACAAGAAGCTCCGGAAGGTCGCCCGGCAGGCAGCCGCGCAGGCCCGGAAGGTCGCCGCTGCCGAGGCCGCCGCCGACCAGCCCGACGGCGACCGCTAG
- a CDS encoding HAD family phosphatase, with the protein MTAEHPERVLPAAVLWDMDGTIIDTEPIWQQSQVELTARYDAEWTHEDGLSLVGSGLERSGEILRDKGVDMDVEEIVQWMTDYVMERLQAGELPWRPGARELVEELHDRGVPTALVTMSRRKMALVTADALGARGFRVVVAGDDVDRPKPYPDAYLAAAAQLGVDPTACIAIEDSATGVASAVASGAVTVAVEHIVPLSEIAGGDVHLTTLADVDVDRLVELTTPALAARTETASR; encoded by the coding sequence GTGACCGCCGAGCACCCCGAACGCGTCCTCCCCGCAGCCGTGCTGTGGGACATGGACGGCACGATCATCGACACCGAGCCGATCTGGCAGCAGTCCCAGGTCGAGCTGACCGCGCGGTACGACGCCGAGTGGACCCACGAGGACGGCCTGTCCCTGGTCGGGAGCGGCCTGGAGCGCTCGGGCGAGATCCTGCGCGACAAGGGCGTCGACATGGATGTCGAGGAGATCGTCCAGTGGATGACCGACTACGTGATGGAGCGGCTGCAGGCCGGTGAGTTGCCGTGGCGCCCCGGAGCGCGTGAGCTCGTCGAGGAGCTCCACGACCGCGGCGTCCCGACGGCCCTGGTGACGATGTCCCGCCGCAAGATGGCGCTCGTCACCGCCGACGCCCTGGGCGCCCGCGGCTTCCGCGTGGTGGTCGCCGGCGACGACGTCGACCGCCCCAAGCCGTACCCGGACGCGTACCTGGCGGCCGCCGCGCAGCTCGGGGTCGACCCGACCGCGTGCATCGCGATCGAGGACTCGGCCACCGGTGTCGCCTCCGCCGTCGCGTCCGGCGCGGTCACCGTCGCGGTCGAGCACATCGTGCCGCTGTCGGAGATCGCCGGCGGCGACGTGCACCTGACGACGCTCGCCGACGTGGACGTCGACCGACTCGTCGAACTGACCACCCCGGCCCTCGCGGCCCGTACCGAGACGGCGAGCCGATGA